A genomic stretch from Sphingobacterium sp. ML3W includes:
- a CDS encoding DUF4998 domain-containing protein: MKMTKYLTCFFLVTVGLYMSSCTKEDAYKKITKDGEIYYPGRADTVLVHGGNNRIKLQVVLGNDPLITKVRAFWNNNADSTEVDVVKTTGKDTVDLLINNLSQGTYSFDVYTYTGPKAKSIVKQGTGMVYGDNYLKVLSNRTLKTLSYSLDGSKLFIDWNSPLEGEKSIELKYTTETGTTQTVVIPGGSLKTEISGFKNGTKLIYKSIFLPEPKAIDEFSITPSEVALPVFEREVDKANFKVYSLPTDVRDNWGWLMEYLWNKNYDGTGFASTEGPSQWFTFDMGESVSISRFRTWQAADRIFRAENVKKFEIWGSNNPASDGSWASWTKLAECQSIKPSGLPVGQTTEGDINYAKAGEEFKLPPGTPKARYIRIKVLDTWGGGTFITMGELTFWTSDRVSK, translated from the coding sequence ATGAAAATGACTAAATATCTGACCTGTTTCTTCCTTGTCACTGTAGGATTATATATGAGTTCCTGTACCAAAGAAGATGCGTATAAAAAAATTACAAAGGATGGCGAAATTTACTACCCAGGGAGAGCAGATACTGTGCTCGTCCATGGTGGTAATAACAGAATTAAATTACAAGTTGTTTTGGGAAATGATCCACTGATAACCAAAGTTAGGGCCTTCTGGAATAATAATGCAGACTCGACAGAAGTAGACGTTGTAAAAACAACTGGCAAAGATACTGTTGATCTGTTGATTAATAATCTTTCTCAGGGTACCTATTCTTTTGATGTATATACATACACCGGGCCTAAAGCTAAATCAATAGTAAAACAAGGAACTGGTATGGTGTATGGGGATAATTACCTAAAGGTATTATCTAACCGAACGTTGAAAACGCTAAGTTATTCATTGGATGGAAGCAAGCTCTTTATTGACTGGAATTCTCCATTGGAGGGTGAAAAGTCCATTGAGTTAAAATATACTACTGAAACTGGTACTACCCAAACCGTGGTGATTCCGGGAGGAAGTTTAAAAACAGAGATTTCGGGCTTTAAGAACGGTACTAAGCTTATTTACAAATCTATATTTTTACCCGAACCCAAGGCAATAGATGAGTTCTCTATAACACCGAGTGAGGTAGCACTTCCAGTATTTGAGCGAGAAGTAGATAAGGCAAACTTTAAGGTCTATTCGCTTCCTACAGATGTTCGGGATAATTGGGGTTGGCTGATGGAATATCTTTGGAATAAAAACTACGATGGTACAGGCTTCGCGTCCACTGAGGGTCCTTCACAATGGTTTACTTTTGATATGGGGGAATCTGTTTCTATCAGCCGCTTTAGAACCTGGCAGGCTGCAGACCGTATCTTTAGGGCTGAGAATGTGAAGAAATTCGAAATCTGGGGCAGCAATAATCCTGCTTCGGATGGTTCTTGGGCAAGCTGGACAAAACTGGCCGAATGTCAATCCATAAAACCCTCAGGATTACCGGTCGGACAAACAACAGAAGGTGATATCAACTATGCAAAAGCAGGCGAAGAATTTAAACTTCCACCGGGAACGCCTAAAGCGCGATATATCCGAATTAAAGTACTGGACACTTGGGGCGGAGGCACATTTATCACAATGGGTGAATTGACATTCTGGACAAGTGATCGGGTCTCAAAATAA
- a CDS encoding DUF5000 domain-containing lipoprotein has product MNRLIYMLYAGLLFVGTIGSCRKTEVGTMDKSDKQAPGPVSNAQVENLNGAAKITYNLPQDDDLLYIRAEYTTKQGIVRNTKVSRYLDSVVLQGFADTDVYEARLYAVDKSENVSVPLLVKVHPKTPPFELVKQKLVASAAFGGLDVGYQNVTESDVAIVILANDKLGNFAPLKTLNTKLKTGTFGARNLAAVETRFGLMVRDRWGNLSDTTYVTLKPFFEAQLDRTKMKGLNINGTDAKNYPGNEVEYLFDGDVSNKTAYHTIDPVSMPQWFTFDMGQTAKLSRLVWFMRQGWYFHLHNPRKVEIWGSNNPSPDGSFTNWILLAEHEQIKPSGLPPGQNSNADIEAALEGETISIPVDAPAVRYIRFKTLRNWSDGVYVNFTELALWGNPQ; this is encoded by the coding sequence ATGAATCGATTAATATATATGTTATATGCAGGATTGTTGTTCGTCGGAACGATCGGATCCTGTCGTAAAACGGAGGTGGGGACAATGGATAAAAGTGATAAGCAGGCTCCAGGGCCTGTGAGCAACGCCCAGGTGGAAAATTTAAATGGGGCGGCCAAAATAACCTATAACTTACCACAAGATGATGATTTGTTGTATATAAGGGCCGAGTATACGACGAAACAAGGGATCGTTCGGAACACCAAGGTTAGTAGGTATTTGGATAGTGTTGTTTTACAAGGGTTTGCCGATACGGATGTTTACGAAGCAAGGTTATATGCCGTGGATAAAAGTGAAAATGTCTCTGTACCATTGCTTGTAAAAGTGCACCCCAAAACACCACCTTTTGAGCTTGTTAAACAAAAGCTAGTAGCTAGTGCTGCTTTTGGCGGGTTGGATGTTGGTTATCAGAATGTGACTGAATCGGATGTAGCTATAGTTATTTTAGCAAATGATAAACTGGGCAATTTTGCGCCATTGAAAACGCTGAATACGAAGCTAAAAACAGGAACTTTCGGTGCAAGAAATCTCGCTGCAGTAGAAACCCGATTTGGACTGATGGTACGGGATCGCTGGGGTAATTTATCCGATACTACCTATGTGACTTTAAAGCCTTTCTTTGAAGCACAATTGGATAGAACAAAAATGAAAGGATTAAATATTAATGGTACAGATGCGAAAAATTATCCTGGAAATGAAGTTGAATATCTTTTTGATGGTGATGTAAGTAATAAGACAGCTTATCATACCATTGACCCGGTAAGTATGCCACAATGGTTTACCTTTGATATGGGGCAAACTGCTAAGTTGAGCCGTTTAGTCTGGTTTATGAGACAAGGGTGGTATTTTCATCTTCATAATCCAAGAAAAGTGGAAATATGGGGTTCCAACAATCCGAGCCCTGATGGCAGTTTCACCAACTGGATATTATTAGCCGAACACGAACAGATAAAACCATCAGGTTTGCCACCGGGACAGAATTCTAATGCTGATATTGAAGCTGCACTAGAGGGGGAGACCATCAGCATTCCTGTAGATGCTCCCGCAGTAAGGTATATCCGCTTTAAAACCTTGCGGAATTGGTCAGATGGAGTTTATGTGAATTTTACAGAATTAGCGCTGTGGGGGAATCCACAATAG
- a CDS encoding discoidin domain-containing protein, with the protein MKPTMFKNTLTTLYLALAVSAALAQTNAGSSKLIKVDGKGSGRLFDGVGAVSAGSSSRLLIDYADKSKSDILDYLFKPNFGAGFTYLKTEIGGDGNTTCGSEPSFARTRAEMEKPHYNRGFEYWLMREAANRNPNIELDALEWSMPGWFKGVWSQDNADYLVKFIEGAKHWGLKMKYISGCWNERDYNRDWIVNVLRPTLDRNGFKDIKINAPEGAGKAWEISDLLVKDSVFRNTISSISYHYPDSYMWGHRGEEPNPNSVLTELPLWSGEDFSLPGASWRNTTYLAKNILRCYIKWKIVKVNMWCPIASMPDISCFSNVGLMKGTTPWSGYYEVWPTIWAVAHFNQFAKPGWKYLDSGCGEFSGDGAYCTYKNMDGSNDYSIVVVSGSEGQKLTFNIADLPKDKLHVWKSDSKNQFVQQEDVSVVNGEVTLAVDPESIYTITTTTGQQKGAHNIPKEKAFPTKYSDNFDNYSLERAPLSPKYFYDNSGAFELAQSEGNNKYLRQLLVNDITHWIPDECAYTFVAQNTEWEQGEISSDVFVENDAFNGVGYAGLILRGAYDKANQSNIPFGYRFNIYKDGTWKLQTKKNILASGNVDASKWHKLKLTGKGSSIKGYIDGQLVVDVQDDTYSIGAAGYVSGFNFAGFDNLVLNYTPASGQLLSAWKPATSPADPVGHSLIGAFDGNSLSKWSPKADGTEQHLVVDLGAVQKIKRCETFTDFVDKGAQYKIEYSADNVKWSVFADKTNNAKISTPCFVDEGNIKARWVRLTVLPAKDKTIANIYEFKVYGD; encoded by the coding sequence ATGAAACCAACTATGTTTAAAAACACACTTACAACACTTTACTTAGCTCTTGCAGTCAGTGCCGCTTTAGCACAGACGAATGCTGGTTCATCTAAACTAATTAAGGTCGACGGAAAAGGTAGCGGACGGCTTTTTGACGGGGTCGGCGCTGTCAGTGCAGGCTCCTCTTCAAGGCTGTTAATAGATTATGCCGATAAATCCAAAAGCGATATATTAGATTACCTGTTCAAACCAAATTTCGGTGCTGGCTTTACTTACCTTAAGACAGAAATTGGGGGAGATGGTAATACGACCTGTGGCTCGGAGCCTAGTTTTGCACGAACAAGGGCAGAAATGGAAAAACCTCATTATAATCGTGGATTTGAGTACTGGCTAATGCGTGAAGCAGCAAATCGAAATCCGAATATAGAACTTGACGCCCTAGAATGGAGTATGCCCGGATGGTTTAAAGGGGTATGGTCACAGGATAACGCAGACTACTTGGTCAAGTTTATTGAAGGTGCAAAACACTGGGGACTCAAGATGAAGTATATTTCAGGTTGTTGGAATGAACGCGATTATAACAGAGATTGGATTGTCAATGTTTTAAGACCTACACTCGATCGAAATGGCTTTAAGGATATTAAAATAAATGCACCCGAAGGTGCTGGCAAAGCATGGGAGATTAGTGATCTGTTGGTCAAAGACTCGGTGTTCAGAAATACAATTTCATCGATCAGCTATCATTATCCGGACTCCTATATGTGGGGACATAGAGGTGAGGAACCAAATCCGAATTCGGTTTTGACAGAATTACCCTTATGGTCTGGTGAAGACTTTTCATTGCCCGGAGCATCATGGAGAAATACGACCTATTTAGCCAAAAACATTTTAAGGTGTTACATCAAATGGAAAATTGTGAAAGTAAATATGTGGTGTCCGATTGCTTCAATGCCCGATATTTCCTGTTTTTCGAATGTAGGTTTGATGAAAGGGACTACACCTTGGTCAGGATATTATGAGGTGTGGCCAACGATCTGGGCAGTAGCACATTTTAACCAGTTTGCCAAACCGGGATGGAAATACCTAGATAGCGGCTGCGGTGAATTCAGTGGTGACGGTGCTTATTGTACTTATAAAAATATGGATGGCAGCAATGATTATAGTATAGTCGTGGTCAGTGGTTCAGAGGGGCAGAAATTAACATTCAATATCGCTGATCTTCCTAAGGACAAGCTGCATGTGTGGAAGTCGGACAGCAAAAACCAGTTTGTACAACAGGAAGATGTTTCAGTAGTCAACGGAGAAGTTACATTAGCAGTTGATCCGGAGAGTATTTATACAATTACGACGACGACAGGTCAGCAAAAGGGAGCGCACAATATTCCTAAAGAAAAAGCCTTCCCAACAAAGTACAGTGATAATTTTGATAATTACTCTTTAGAAAGAGCTCCGCTTTCGCCAAAATACTTTTATGACAACTCGGGTGCTTTTGAATTGGCGCAATCTGAAGGGAATAATAAATACTTAAGACAACTGCTCGTAAACGATATCACGCACTGGATTCCGGATGAATGTGCCTATACGTTTGTTGCACAAAATACGGAATGGGAGCAGGGCGAGATATCCTCTGATGTTTTTGTCGAAAATGATGCCTTTAATGGAGTAGGTTATGCCGGGCTAATTTTGAGAGGAGCCTACGATAAAGCCAACCAATCAAATATTCCATTCGGCTATCGTTTTAATATCTACAAAGATGGCACATGGAAACTTCAGACAAAGAAAAATATACTTGCAAGTGGAAATGTGGATGCTAGTAAATGGCATAAACTGAAGTTGACTGGAAAAGGAAGCAGTATCAAAGGTTACATAGATGGTCAACTCGTTGTTGATGTACAGGATGATACCTATTCAATTGGCGCGGCAGGTTACGTATCGGGCTTTAATTTTGCTGGATTCGACAACCTTGTCCTCAACTACACTCCGGCCTCAGGTCAATTGCTCTCTGCATGGAAACCAGCTACCTCTCCAGCTGATCCCGTGGGACATAGCTTGATTGGTGCATTTGATGGCAATAGTCTTTCCAAGTGGAGTCCAAAAGCTGATGGTACCGAGCAGCATCTGGTCGTGGATCTTGGTGCTGTACAGAAAATCAAAAGATGTGAAACCTTTACGGACTTCGTAGATAAAGGAGCACAATACAAAATTGAGTATTCCGCCGATAATGTAAAATGGTCTGTTTTTGCAGATAAAACCAACAACGCTAAAATATCTACTCCTTGTTTTGTTGATGAGGGCAATATCAAAGCAAGATGGGTACGATTGACAGTTTTACCTGCAAAAGACAAGACTATTGCCAATATCTATGAATTTAAGGTTTATGGAGATTAA
- a CDS encoding TonB-dependent receptor — MKLTFVITFLFSISAFAEGYGQRINLELKNAAIETVLKEIKKQSGYDMFYNIDLINPLKKTNFRVKNATVDEALKEVTANLGLEYAIEERMIIISKRKENRIIQHSIKGIVSGEGDKKLQGVSVVEKGTSNGTTTDVEGNYSLKVSNPKGILVFSIVGYAKKEVPIDGLQQIDVQLTEDKSELDEVVVVAYGHQKKESMVSSITTINPKELKGPTSNLTTMLAGRLSGVVAFQRSGEPGADNAQFFIRGITTFGSGKVDPLILIDGMESTSNALARLQPDDISGFSVLKDAAASSLYGARGANGVVLVTTKSGITGKTKFNVRAENSISSNTQNFKLADNITYMKLANEAVLTRNALEDLPYSQNKIDRTIAGENPFLYPNNDWIGLLIKDYTINQRFNMNMSGGGKNAQFYIAGTYNVDNGVLKSDHGNKFDNNINLKSYQIRSNVNVKLTPTTEGIVRTSGSFDDYQGPIGGGGNIFQGAIAANPVNFPAVFPASDMPYAEHPLFGNARINGQTEAMYFNPYAEMVSGFQQSNSSTLNVQLEIKQDFKFLTEGLSARLMAYTQRYSYFDLSRRYTPFYYRANATSTEGDKYSLELLNEKDATEYLDFKRGAKVANTVSYLEAAINYNHTFSEKHSVGGLLVTQLRSFVTGDADKLQTSLPYRNQGLSGRFTYGYDNRYLFEANFGLNGSERFAKNHRYGFFPSIGAAWNASNEEFFRPLRQTITKLKFRATYGLIGNDQIGDPDDRFFYLSDVNLKDGSHGSAFGTNYIYSKPGVTISRYANEAITWEQASTVNLGMDISLFNSVNIILDAYKTRRNNILMNRSYIPTTMGLSAGIRANVGEAEGKGIDLSIDYSKNFGDMWIQARGTFTYATSKLLVNEEPNYPSNLAYLSKVGRSLSQGYGLIAERLFVDNEEVKNSPVQTFGEVMGGDIKYRDMNGDGIITSQDYVPLGLPTVPEIIYGFGLSVGYKNFDLSGFFQGSGRSSFWIDPDKTSPFVMNGAYQHGLLQAIADDHWSEENGNIYAFWPRLSPNLNRNNLESSSWWMRNGSFLRLKTVELGYNLSSKMLDKMGVGPIRLYLNASNLFVKSSFDLWDPEMGGNGLRYPLQKVYNFGLNVQF; from the coding sequence ATGAAGCTAACATTTGTAATTACATTTTTATTTTCAATTTCGGCATTTGCGGAGGGCTATGGCCAACGTATCAATCTCGAGCTGAAAAATGCAGCTATAGAAACTGTGCTGAAAGAGATCAAGAAACAATCCGGGTACGACATGTTCTATAATATAGATTTGATCAACCCGTTAAAAAAGACAAATTTTCGAGTTAAGAATGCCACAGTTGACGAGGCGTTGAAGGAAGTTACAGCTAACTTAGGGCTGGAGTATGCGATAGAGGAAAGAATGATTATTATCTCCAAAAGAAAAGAGAACCGGATCATTCAGCATTCGATTAAAGGTATTGTTTCAGGGGAAGGGGATAAAAAATTACAGGGAGTTTCTGTTGTGGAAAAGGGGACAAGCAATGGAACTACGACAGACGTTGAGGGGAATTATAGTCTCAAAGTGTCGAATCCTAAGGGAATTCTTGTTTTCTCTATCGTTGGTTATGCAAAAAAGGAAGTGCCGATTGATGGGCTTCAACAGATAGATGTGCAGTTAACAGAAGATAAGAGCGAACTGGATGAGGTGGTTGTAGTCGCTTATGGTCATCAGAAAAAAGAGAGTATGGTCAGTTCCATTACTACAATTAATCCGAAAGAATTGAAAGGACCGACCAGCAATCTGACAACGATGCTTGCGGGAAGGCTGTCTGGGGTTGTAGCCTTTCAACGGAGCGGTGAACCCGGCGCTGATAATGCACAGTTTTTTATTCGCGGGATCACGACATTTGGAAGTGGGAAGGTAGATCCATTGATTTTGATTGATGGTATGGAATCCACTTCTAACGCATTGGCGAGATTACAACCCGATGATATCTCCGGTTTTTCCGTCTTAAAAGATGCAGCAGCATCGTCGCTGTATGGGGCTAGGGGAGCTAATGGTGTGGTGTTGGTGACTACGAAATCCGGTATCACAGGAAAAACAAAATTCAATGTGAGGGCAGAGAATTCGATTTCATCGAATACACAAAATTTCAAATTGGCGGACAATATCACCTATATGAAGCTGGCGAATGAAGCTGTATTGACTAGAAATGCACTTGAAGACCTACCTTACAGCCAGAATAAGATAGATCGCACAATAGCAGGGGAAAACCCTTTTCTTTACCCCAATAATGACTGGATTGGTTTGTTGATCAAAGATTACACCATCAACCAGCGATTTAATATGAATATGAGTGGTGGGGGGAAAAACGCACAATTTTATATTGCAGGAACTTATAACGTAGATAATGGTGTGTTAAAGTCTGACCATGGAAATAAATTCGATAATAATATTAACCTAAAAAGTTATCAGATCCGTTCAAATGTCAATGTTAAACTGACACCTACAACAGAGGGAATTGTACGAACTTCGGGAAGCTTTGATGACTATCAAGGACCAATTGGTGGAGGGGGAAATATCTTTCAGGGAGCAATAGCTGCAAATCCTGTTAATTTTCCGGCTGTTTTTCCGGCATCTGATATGCCTTATGCCGAACATCCATTATTTGGGAATGCCAGAATCAACGGGCAGACGGAGGCGATGTATTTCAATCCGTATGCAGAAATGGTTTCAGGATTTCAGCAATCAAATTCATCAACATTAAATGTACAACTTGAAATTAAGCAAGATTTTAAATTCCTTACAGAAGGCCTGAGTGCAAGGCTTATGGCTTATACACAGCGCTATTCTTATTTTGATCTGAGTAGGAGATATACTCCTTTTTATTATCGGGCAAATGCAACTAGTACAGAAGGTGACAAATATTCATTGGAATTGCTCAATGAGAAAGATGCCACAGAGTATTTGGATTTTAAGCGAGGAGCTAAAGTTGCAAATACAGTTTCTTATCTGGAGGCTGCTATTAACTACAATCACACCTTCTCCGAAAAACATAGTGTAGGAGGTTTGTTGGTTACCCAACTACGGAGTTTTGTAACTGGTGATGCAGATAAGCTTCAGACTTCTCTCCCTTATAGAAATCAGGGACTATCGGGGAGATTTACGTATGGCTACGATAACAGATATCTGTTTGAAGCAAATTTTGGACTAAATGGTTCTGAACGTTTTGCGAAGAATCATCGTTATGGCTTCTTCCCTTCAATTGGGGCTGCCTGGAATGCATCGAATGAGGAGTTTTTTAGACCATTAAGACAGACTATAACGAAACTAAAATTTAGAGCAACTTATGGTTTGATCGGTAATGATCAGATTGGTGATCCAGATGATCGTTTCTTTTATTTATCAGATGTGAATCTAAAAGATGGTAGTCACGGATCAGCTTTTGGTACAAATTATATATATAGTAAACCGGGGGTGACAATTTCCAGATACGCAAACGAAGCGATTACCTGGGAACAAGCGTCGACGGTCAACCTAGGGATGGATATCAGTCTGTTTAACAGTGTCAATATTATTTTGGATGCCTACAAGACACGTAGAAATAATATTCTAATGAATAGGTCTTATATTCCTACAACAATGGGATTATCTGCAGGCATACGGGCTAATGTGGGGGAGGCTGAAGGAAAAGGTATCGACCTTTCTATAGATTACAGTAAGAATTTTGGTGATATGTGGATACAGGCTAGAGGAACGTTTACCTATGCAACCAGCAAATTGCTTGTAAATGAAGAACCTAATTACCCATCCAATTTAGCTTATCTTTCTAAGGTCGGTCGTTCTCTTAGTCAAGGGTATGGGCTGATCGCTGAGCGGCTATTTGTCGATAATGAAGAGGTGAAAAATTCTCCTGTTCAGACTTTCGGTGAGGTCATGGGAGGCGATATTAAATATCGAGATATGAACGGAGATGGAATTATCACATCACAGGACTATGTCCCATTGGGCTTGCCGACGGTACCTGAAATTATTTATGGTTTTGGATTGTCAGTAGGCTATAAGAACTTTGATCTTAGTGGATTCTTTCAGGGGTCCGGCCGGTCTTCTTTCTGGATCGACCCCGATAAAACCAGTCCTTTTGTTATGAATGGTGCCTATCAACATGGTTTGTTACAAGCTATTGCCGATGATCACTGGTCCGAGGAGAACGGTAATATATATGCCTTTTGGCCTCGCTTAAGCCCGAATCTTAACCGGAATAATCTTGAATCTTCCAGCTGGTGGATGCGTAACGGTTCGTTTTTACGGCTAAAAACAGTGGAATTGGGCTATAATCTCTCGAGCAAGATGCTTGATAAAATGGGAGTGGGACCAATCAGACTTTATCTAAATGCCAGTAACCTGTTCGTCAAAAGTAGTTTTGATCTCTGGGATCCTGAGATGGGGGGGAATGGTCTAAGATATCCGCTTCAAAAAGTATACAATTTCGGATTAAACGTCCAATTCTAA
- a CDS encoding RagB/SusD family nutrient uptake outer membrane protein has protein sequence MKRYTICFTLSAALLLFMMNSCKKNFLDVVPDNVSTIDHAFANRNEAEKFLFTCYDGLPREGHPEMNPGMNTGDEFWIYWPMPTGEDYSTLSPYNIARGLQNRNKPEMNYWDSFDGKSMWNGIRNCNIFLENVDRVKDVEPYMKDRWIAEAKFLKAYFHWYLFRMYGPIPVVDKNLPINALPDEVKVSRQSTDSVVNYIVNLLDEAAAGEGSVGLPEKILDQSTELGRITKPIALAIKARVLVTAASPLFNGNPDFANIKNRDGSALFNATYDQKKWERAAEACKLAIAAAKKADIDLYRFNSPGKPVDDFTKTEMSIRNAVCERWNTELIWGTTTKPDDTWTLQLYASPQLDPNVANPSLKGQLAPTLKMAELFYTENGVPITEDKTWDYTNRFQLRTATAADLGIQNGYQSVGLHFDREPRFYADMAFDGSTWYMENANFNIKAKSGQHSGKKQTRIYSVTGYYTKKLVNWKLVATPINVVVERYPWPVVRLGDLYLLYAEALNETDDKALALEYLNMVRDRAGLKSVESSWTNFSKNPNKYADKNGLREIVQQERLIEMAFEGSRFWDLRRWKKAGEILNQPIYGWDVIRSEYADYNRRILLFNQSFNSPRDYFWPIKDDNILVNPNLVQNGGW, from the coding sequence ATGAAAAGATATACGATTTGTTTTACTCTTTCGGCGGCTTTGCTGTTATTTATGATGAATTCCTGTAAGAAAAATTTTCTTGATGTGGTTCCAGACAATGTCTCTACCATTGATCACGCTTTTGCCAACCGCAATGAAGCAGAGAAGTTTTTATTTACCTGTTATGATGGTCTGCCTCGGGAAGGCCATCCGGAAATGAATCCAGGTATGAACACTGGAGACGAGTTTTGGATTTATTGGCCAATGCCCACCGGAGAAGATTATTCGACCTTATCTCCGTATAATATTGCTAGAGGACTTCAAAATAGAAATAAGCCCGAAATGAATTATTGGGATAGTTTTGACGGTAAATCCATGTGGAATGGTATTCGGAACTGTAATATATTTTTAGAAAATGTTGATAGGGTTAAAGACGTGGAGCCATATATGAAAGACCGCTGGATTGCTGAAGCCAAATTTTTGAAGGCTTATTTTCACTGGTATTTATTCAGAATGTATGGTCCTATTCCGGTTGTTGATAAAAATTTGCCAATTAATGCCTTGCCGGATGAGGTAAAGGTAAGCCGACAGTCTACAGACTCCGTTGTAAACTATATTGTTAATCTACTCGATGAGGCTGCTGCAGGTGAGGGAAGTGTGGGGCTACCGGAAAAAATATTAGACCAAAGTACAGAACTGGGTAGAATAACCAAACCTATCGCCCTGGCAATTAAAGCCAGAGTACTTGTTACTGCGGCAAGTCCTTTGTTCAATGGAAATCCAGATTTTGCCAATATCAAGAATCGGGATGGAAGTGCATTATTTAATGCAACCTATGATCAGAAAAAATGGGAACGAGCAGCAGAGGCATGTAAACTAGCCATCGCGGCTGCTAAAAAAGCGGATATAGATTTGTATCGCTTTAATTCACCGGGAAAGCCGGTAGATGATTTCACGAAAACGGAAATGAGCATCCGTAACGCTGTATGTGAAAGATGGAATACAGAGCTGATTTGGGGGACAACGACTAAGCCAGATGACACCTGGACCTTACAACTCTATGCCAGTCCACAACTAGATCCAAATGTAGCTAATCCAAGCTTAAAGGGGCAACTCGCACCTACCTTGAAAATGGCTGAATTATTTTATACAGAAAATGGTGTACCTATTACAGAAGATAAAACCTGGGACTATACCAATAGATTCCAACTGCGGACTGCAACAGCTGCAGATCTTGGGATACAGAATGGTTATCAGTCTGTTGGTCTGCATTTTGACAGAGAGCCTCGCTTTTATGCGGATATGGCATTTGATGGATCGACATGGTATATGGAAAATGCAAATTTTAACATTAAGGCCAAATCAGGACAACATTCTGGGAAAAAACAAACCCGTATTTATTCGGTAACAGGTTATTATACCAAGAAACTGGTGAACTGGAAACTGGTTGCAACTCCGATAAATGTAGTTGTTGAACGCTATCCATGGCCTGTGGTGCGGCTAGGGGATCTTTATTTGCTCTATGCTGAAGCATTAAATGAGACAGACGATAAGGCGCTTGCATTAGAATACCTTAACATGGTAAGAGACCGGGCGGGGCTTAAATCCGTTGAGTCTTCTTGGACTAACTTTTCTAAGAATCCAAATAAATACGCCGATAAAAATGGTTTAAGAGAGATTGTACAACAGGAACGTCTAATTGAAATGGCCTTTGAGGGCAGCCGCTTCTGGGATCTCAGACGCTGGAAAAAGGCTGGAGAGATTCTGAACCAGCCCATTTATGGCTGGGATGTGATTCGGTCAGAATATGCCGATTATAACCGAAGGATATTATTATTCAATCAAAGTTTTAACAGTCCGAGGGATTATTTTTGGCCGATAAAAGACGATAATATCCTAGTAAATCCGAATCTGGTTCAAAATGGAGGCTGGTAA